A single window of Castor canadensis chromosome 3, mCasCan1.hap1v2, whole genome shotgun sequence DNA harbors:
- the Cyp11b2 gene encoding cytochrome P450 11B2, mitochondrial yields the protein MGFLMKAGVQLAGPWPCLQVARRTVGTRAVPAPKAVLPFEAIPRCPGNKWLRVLRIWKEQGQESLHLDMHRTFQELGPIFRYDVGRTQIVSVMLPEDAEKMYQMDGLYPRRMYLEPWLVYREHREQKRGVFLLNGPEWRLNRLQLNPNVISPKAVQKFTPLLDTVARDFTEYLKKKVLQNARGSLTLDVQPSIFHYTIEASNFVLFGERLGLFGYNLSSGSLKFIHAVQAMLKSTGQLLFLPRSLSRWTSTQLWKEHFEAWDYIYEYANKCIQKVYQEMTLGCHQQYSGMLTEMLLNGDLPLDAIKANFLELTAGSVDTTAVPLLMTLFELARNPDVQKALRQESLAAEASISGNPQRATTELPLLRAAIKETLRLYPVGVFLERMQQSDLVLQNYHIPAGTLVLFHLYAMGRNPAVFPRPERYSPQRWLDRRLSFHHLAFGFGVRQCLGRRLAETQILLLLHHVLKSFRVETLSQKDINLVYHFVLKPTSVPNLTFRPIT from the exons ATGGGATTCCTGATGAAGGCAGGTGTGCAGCTGGCAGGGCCCTGGCCATGCCTGCAAGTGGCAAGGAGGACAGTAGGCACCAGAGCAGTGCCGGCCCCCAAGGCTGTGCTGCCCTTTGAAGCCATCCCTCGGTGCCCGGGCAACAAGTGGCTGAGGGTGCTTCGGATCTGGAAGGAGCAAGGCCAGGAGAGCCTGCACCTGGACATGCACCGCACCTTCCAGGAGCTGGGGCCCATTTTCAG GTATGATGTGGGAAGAACACAAATAGTATCAGTGATGCTGCCAGAGGACGCTGAGAAAATGTACCAGATGGATGGCCTGTATCCCCGCCGAATGTACCTGGAGCCCTGGCTGGTCTACAGAGAGCATCGTGAGCAGAAACGAGGCGTGTTCTTACT GAACGGGCCCGAATGGCGCCTCAACAGACTGCAGCTGAACCCGAATGTGATCTCACCAAAGGCCGTACAGAAATTCACCCCGCTGCTGGACACGGTGGCAAGGGACTTCACTGAGTACCTAAAGAAGAAGGTGCTGCAGAACGCCCGAGGGAGTCTGACCCTGGATGTCCAGCCCAGTATCTTCCACTACACCATAGAAG CCagcaactttgttctttttgggGAGCGTCTGGGCCTCTTTGGCTATAACTTGAGCTCTGGGAGTCTGAAGTTCATCCATGCCGTGCAGGCCATGTTGAAGTCCACTGGGCAGCTCTTGTTCTTGCCGAGGAGCTTGTCCCGCTggaccagcacccagctgtggaAGGAGCACTTTGAGGCCTGGGACTACATCTACGAGTATG CCAACAAATGCATCCAGAAAGTGTATCAGGAGATGACCCTGGGCTGCCACCAGCAGTACAGTGGCATGCTCACAGAAATGCTGTTGAATGGGGACTTGCCACTTGATGCCATCAAGGCCAACTTTCTGGAACTTACTGCTGGGAGTGTGGACACG ACAGCTGTTCCCTTGTTGATGACACTCTTTGAGCTGGCTAGGAACCCTGACGTGCAAAAGGCCCTACGCCAGGAGAGCCTGGCAGCCGAGGCCAGCATCTCTGGAAATCCCCAGAGGGCCACTACGGAGCTGCCCCTGCTGCGGGCTGCCATCAAAGAGACCTTGCG GCTGTACCCCGTTGGTGTCTTCCTGGAGAGAATGCAGCAGTCAGACTTGGTGCTTCAGAACTACCATATCCCGGCTGGG ACATTGGTGCTGTTTCATCTGTATGCGATGGGCCGAAACCCCGCCGTGTTCCCGAGGCCAGAGCGCTACAGTCCCCAGCGCTGGCTGGACAGGAGGCTGAGTTTCCACCACCTGGCCTTTGGTTTTGGGGTGCGCCAGTGCCTGGGACGGCGGTTGGCAGAGACGCAGATTCTCCTACTGCTGCACCAT GTGCTGAAATCCTTCAGGGTGGAGACATTAAGCCAAAAGGATATAAATTTGGTCTACCACTTCGTTTTGAAACCGACCTCTGTCCCCAATCTCACTTTTCGGCCTATCACCTAG